In one Arachis duranensis cultivar V14167 chromosome 9, aradu.V14167.gnm2.J7QH, whole genome shotgun sequence genomic region, the following are encoded:
- the LOC107463953 gene encoding uncharacterized protein LOC107463953, whose protein sequence is MSRVCGSAILQIVYLFCCCHSRLPASIFSVGVVIPILPSPPCDLSFCPFSRFLSAWCWCHSEILIFNPVFFIPIQFVFLDPFLDYPSFLHLGTLCIKMFDFHRRFLSRTTPQNSIGKNSCTSSKA, encoded by the exons ATGTCTAGGGTTTGTGGATCTGCTATTTTGCAAATTGTGTATCTATTTTG CTGTTGCCACTCTCGCCTTCCTGCCTCGATCTTCTCTGTGGGTGTTGTGATCCCGATTCTTCCATCTCCACCGTGTGACTTGTCTTTCTGTCCTTTTTCTCGGTTTCTCTCTGCATGGTGTTGGTGTCACTCTGAAATCCTGATCTTCAACCCAGTTTTCTTTATCCCCATCCAGTTCGTGTTTCTGGATCCTTTCTTGGATTATCCCAGTTTTCTCCATTTGGGTACATTGTGCATCAAGATGTTCGACTTCCATCGACGTTTTCTGTCTCGAACGACCCCTCAGAACAGTATTG GAAAGAATAGTTGCACCTCATCAAAAGCATGA
- the LOC107464071 gene encoding protein TIC 20-I, chloroplastic (The sequence of the model RefSeq protein was modified relative to this genomic sequence to represent the inferred CDS: added 7 bases not found in genome assembly) encodes MIRNGCVASPQVCVPLNSRPWKGVMPCSSFLCCTSQFPAKIAVSNIQSSSSFGHSFECKSSLQRGMTFSNMSVASSLLSSRGHNPLFRTIPVLPKRCRSTTTVQASKDVPTSWRYPQMTKKPRWWWRTLACLPYLMPLHETWMYAETAYNLNPFLEYFEFLTYPFLEAIGMLPSWFLMAYFFVAYLGIVRRKEWPHFFRFHVVMGMLLEIALQVIGTVSRWMPLSVYWGKLGMHFWTGVSFAYLFTVLESIRCALSGMYADIPFICDAAYIQIPYD; translated from the exons ATGATTCGAAATGGTTGTGTTGCATCTCCACAAGTGTGTGTTCCTTTGAATTCGAGGCCATGGAAAGGTGTCATGCCTTGTAGCTCTTTCTTATGCTGTACTTCTCAGTTTCCTGCCAAGATTGCTGTTTCCAACATTCAGAGCTCTTCCTCTTTTGGACATAGTTTTGAGtgtaaatcctcgttgcaaagAG GAATGACATTCTCGAACATGTCTGTTGCATCGAGCCTACTCTCAAGTAGGGGTCATAATCCTCTATTTCGCACAATCCCTGTGTTACCGAAACGATGCAGGTCTACTACAACCGTTCAAGCATCAAAGGACGTTCCAACTAGTTGGCGTTATCCACAAATGACCAAGAAACCAAGATGGTGGTGGAGAACATTAGCGTGCCTCCCTTACCTCATGCCTCTCCACGAGACATGGATGTACGCCGAGACAGCATACAATCTTAACCCCTTTTTGGAATACTTTGAGTTCCTGACATACCCTTTTCTGGAGGCTATTGGCATGCTGCCTAGCTGGTTTCTCATGGCATACTTCTTCGTCGCCTACCTTGGAATCGTGAGGAGAAAAGAATGGCCTCACTTCTTCAGATTCCATGTTGTGATGGGAATGCTGTTGGAGATTGCATTGCAGGTTATAGGAACTGTGAGTCGCTGGATGCCGCTATCGGTCTACTGGGGTAAACTTGGAATGCATTTCTGGACCGGCGTATCATTCGCTTATCTCTTCACCGTCTTGGAGTCCATAAGGTGTGCTCTCTCCGGTATGTATGCCGATATCCCCTTTATATGCGATGCAGCATATATCCAAATACCATA